A genomic region of Pristiophorus japonicus isolate sPriJap1 chromosome 20, sPriJap1.hap1, whole genome shotgun sequence contains the following coding sequences:
- the LOC139232986 gene encoding probable G-protein coupled receptor 139 codes for MSLGFLIKLKILWVINDIEKIYYPILAAVGVSVNVVTIVILSRGKCGLSKCVARYLVAMAAADLLVVIIDLILRQIPIVYRELFTFVWNFRVCNIHAVLLHAATDCSVWFTVTFTFDRFVAICCQKLKSQYCKEQTAAVVLGTVTVLSSLKNIFWYFLYTSQYLLSNNPWFCRVSFSVSRSLVWAVVELMHYVLTPFIPFLLILLFNALTVRHILVSSRARSRLRCRSSGESPSDPEMENRRKSMIVLFVISGNFILLWVVFMVCSIWRRLDFLGYSVSLPTFVTEIGFMLQLLSCCTNTFVYAVTQRKFREELRNGVEYPLAMMVSLCEMIKESMS; via the exons ATGTCTCTTGGTTTTCTGATCAAGCTCAAGATTCTCTGGGTGATTAATGATATAGAAAAGATTTACTACCCAATCCTGGCAGCAGTTGGTGTCTCGG TTAacgtggtgacgattgtgatcctgtctcggggaaagtgcggtctctccaaatgtgtcgctcgctacctggtggccatggcagcagcggatctattggtcgtgatcatcgatctgatactgaggcagattccTATAGTTTATCGGGAACTATTCACATTTGTGTGGAACTTTAGAGTATGTAACATTCACGCTGTCCTACTTCATGCCGctacagattgttctgtctggttcaccgtcactttcacctttgatcgatttgtggccatttgttgccagaagctgaaatctCAATATTGCAAGGAGCAAACAGCGGCTGTGGTTCTAGGAACAGTGACCGTGCTGAGCTCTTtgaagaacattttctggtatttccTGTATACAAGTCAATATTTGCTTTCTAACAATCCCTGGTTTTGCCGCGTGTCATTCAGTGTATCTCGCTCACTGGTCTGGGCAGTCGTTGAATTAATGCATTATGTTTTAACACCATTTATTCCATTTCTTTTGATTCTATTGTTCAATGCTTTAACGGTCAGACATATTTTAGTGTCCAGCAGAGCTCGCAGTAGACTCCGGTGTCGGAGCAGTGGCGAGAGCCCCAGTGACCCAgaaatggagaaccgaaggaaatcgatgATTGTACTGTTTGTTATATCAGGGAATTTCATACTGTTGTGGGTAGTGTTTATGGTTTGTTCTATATGGAGACGATTGGATTTCTTAGGATATTCTGTTTCTCTGCCCACATTTGTAACAGAAATCGGCTTCATGCTCCAGCTCTTGAGTTGTTGCACAAACACTTTTGTTTATGCAGTGACCCAaaggaaattcagagaggagttgaggaaTGGAGTGGAATATCCTCTTGCAATGATGGTCAG